Proteins encoded in a region of the Streptomyces sp. PCS3-D2 genome:
- a CDS encoding NAD(P)-dependent oxidoreductase — translation MGTDRVKKVCIIGASGKLGQYMVRHALERGYEVVGVCRERSVPKLAAFEGRMTVVPGPTNDPEVIRRAVAGCDGVLTVLAPWGVQQYSSGTAQAVLDHARPGARLVFSCGWHITRDGKDRYSWRFRTTVRIVTRLARLVRAVEIDDQVEACRRVFASDTRWTVVRGSDLEEGESQGLPVWSRHVGDPVLAGNLTRRVDFALFMVEALTDDTLVHEAPAIVGCRTPSALAHAGRSA, via the coding sequence ATGGGCACGGATCGCGTGAAGAAGGTCTGCATCATCGGAGCCTCGGGGAAGCTCGGGCAGTACATGGTCCGGCACGCACTCGAGCGCGGCTATGAGGTGGTCGGCGTGTGCCGGGAGCGCAGTGTGCCGAAGCTCGCCGCCTTCGAGGGCCGGATGACCGTCGTGCCCGGCCCCACGAACGACCCCGAGGTGATCCGGCGGGCGGTGGCCGGCTGCGACGGGGTGCTGACGGTGCTGGCGCCGTGGGGCGTCCAGCAGTACTCCTCGGGCACGGCTCAGGCGGTGCTCGACCACGCACGGCCGGGCGCGCGGCTGGTCTTCTCCTGCGGCTGGCACATCACGCGCGACGGCAAGGACCGCTACTCGTGGAGGTTCAGAACGACCGTCAGGATCGTCACCCGGCTGGCCAGACTCGTCCGCGCCGTGGAGATCGACGACCAGGTGGAGGCGTGCCGCAGAGTGTTCGCCAGCGACACCCGGTGGACCGTGGTGCGCGGCAGCGACCTGGAGGAGGGCGAGAGTCAGGGGCTGCCCGTATGGAGTCGGCACGTGGGCGACCCGGTACTGGCCGGCAACCTGACGCGCCGGGTGGACTTCGCGCTGTTCATGGTGGAGGCGCTCACCGACGACACGCTCGTCCACGAGGCTCCGGCGATCGTCGGCTGCCGCACGCCCAGCGCCCTCGCCCACGCAGGCCGTTCGGCCTAG
- a CDS encoding TetR/AcrR family transcriptional regulator, with product MPEGGKGRRGTSARTPLSRERVIRAAVAVADEKGATALTMRAIAEPLGVEAMSLYHHVAGREDILDGMVDAVFDEIELPQGGTDWKSAMRRRAESVRAALRRHPWAVGLMDSRSRPGPATLRHHDAVLGVLRAGGFSVPMAVHAFSLIDSYLYGFVLQELSLPFSDPAERDEVTGAILREMPADTYPHLAEVATEHVLNPGYDHADEFTFGLTVILDALRPDEGEARL from the coding sequence ATGCCCGAGGGAGGCAAGGGCCGGCGCGGGACCTCGGCGCGTACCCCGCTCAGCCGCGAGCGCGTGATCCGCGCGGCGGTGGCCGTCGCGGACGAGAAGGGGGCGACCGCGCTCACGATGCGGGCCATCGCCGAACCGCTGGGCGTCGAGGCGATGTCGCTCTACCACCACGTGGCCGGCCGGGAGGACATTCTCGACGGCATGGTGGACGCGGTGTTCGACGAGATCGAACTGCCGCAGGGCGGCACAGACTGGAAGAGCGCGATGCGCCGCCGCGCGGAGTCCGTCCGCGCCGCCCTGCGACGCCATCCGTGGGCCGTCGGTCTGATGGACTCCCGCTCCCGGCCCGGCCCCGCGACCCTGCGCCACCATGACGCCGTCCTCGGCGTCCTGCGCGCCGGCGGGTTCTCCGTCCCCATGGCCGTGCACGCCTTCTCGCTGATCGACAGCTACCTGTACGGCTTCGTGCTCCAGGAGCTGAGCCTGCCGTTCAGCGATCCGGCGGAACGGGACGAGGTCACGGGCGCCATCCTCCGGGAGATGCCCGCCGACACCTACCCCCACCTCGCGGAGGTGGCCACCGAGCACGTCCTCAACCCCGGCTACGACCACGCGGACGAGTTCACCTTCGGGCTCACCGTCATTCTCGACGCCCTGCGGCCCGACGAGGGTGAGGCCCGGCTCTGA
- the folP gene encoding dihydropteroate synthase yields the protein MNTKRGAIDRGRVAGLPEWDRCAVMGVVNVTPDSFSDGGRWFDTTAAVKRGLDLVAQGADLVDVGGESTRPGASRVDEEEELRRVVPVVRGLASEGVTVSVDTMRATVAARAVDAGAALVNDVSGGLADPGMIPAVAAAEVPFVVMHWRGFSADMNSLAVYDDVIAEVTAELRARIDAVVAGGIAPERLLVDPGLGFAKNADHDLALVAHMADLRALGFPLLVAASRKRFLGRVLAGGTDAAPPPARERDAATAAVSAIAAHQGAWAVRVHEVRATADAVRVARAVEGAL from the coding sequence ATGAACACCAAGCGCGGAGCCATCGACCGGGGCCGGGTCGCAGGACTGCCCGAATGGGACCGCTGCGCGGTCATGGGCGTCGTCAACGTGACCCCCGACTCCTTCTCCGACGGCGGTCGCTGGTTCGACACCACCGCCGCCGTCAAGCGCGGGCTCGACCTGGTGGCCCAGGGCGCCGACCTCGTGGACGTCGGCGGCGAGTCCACCCGTCCCGGCGCCTCCCGCGTCGACGAGGAGGAGGAGCTGCGCCGTGTCGTCCCGGTGGTGCGCGGCCTGGCCTCCGAGGGCGTCACCGTCTCCGTCGACACCATGCGGGCGACCGTCGCCGCCCGGGCCGTCGACGCCGGAGCCGCCCTGGTCAACGACGTCAGCGGCGGCCTCGCCGACCCCGGCATGATCCCGGCCGTCGCCGCCGCCGAGGTCCCCTTCGTGGTCATGCACTGGCGCGGCTTCAGCGCCGACATGAACAGCCTCGCCGTCTACGACGACGTGATCGCCGAGGTCACCGCCGAACTCCGGGCCCGGATCGACGCGGTCGTCGCCGGCGGCATCGCCCCCGAGCGGCTCCTCGTCGACCCCGGCCTCGGCTTCGCCAAGAACGCCGACCACGACCTGGCGCTGGTCGCGCACATGGCCGACCTGCGCGCCCTCGGCTTCCCGCTGCTGGTCGCCGCCTCACGGAAGCGCTTCCTCGGCCGGGTCCTGGCCGGCGGCACGGACGCCGCCCCGCCGCCGGCCCGCGAACGGGACGCCGCCACGGCCGCCGTCTCCGCGATCGCCGCGCACCAGGGTGCCTGGGCCGTACGGGTCCACGAGGTACGGGCGACCGCGGACGCGGTTCGGGTGGCCCGCGCCGTGGAAGGGGCACTCTGA
- a CDS encoding nuclear transport factor 2 family protein, protein MSRTDIEAVEEVNTAFYEAMERGDFDALSALWLEDEISCVHPGWPVLSGRGEVLRSYALIMSHTEYIQFFLTDTKVAVIGDTALVTCTENILSGGPAEDGGELGPLVGQLVVATNVFRRTSRGWRLWSHHGSPVLTESDEDDEDPSS, encoded by the coding sequence GTGAGCAGAACCGACATCGAAGCGGTCGAAGAGGTCAACACGGCCTTCTACGAGGCAATGGAGCGGGGGGACTTCGACGCTCTGTCGGCACTCTGGCTGGAGGACGAGATCTCCTGCGTGCATCCCGGCTGGCCGGTGCTCTCCGGCCGGGGCGAGGTACTGCGCTCGTACGCGCTGATCATGTCCCACACCGAGTACATCCAGTTCTTCCTCACCGACACCAAGGTGGCCGTCATAGGTGACACGGCACTGGTGACATGCACCGAGAACATCCTCAGCGGCGGACCCGCCGAGGACGGCGGAGAGCTCGGCCCGCTCGTCGGCCAGCTGGTCGTCGCCACGAATGTGTTCCGACGCACATCGAGGGGCTGGCGCCTGTGGTCCCACCACGGTTCTCCCGTCCTCACGGAGTCCGACGAGGACGACGAGGACCCCTCCTCCTGA
- the folB gene encoding dihydroneopterin aldolase: MDRVALRGLKARGHHGVFPREREEGQTFIVDLVLHLDTRPAAAGDDLAKTVHYGVVAEEVVDVVQGEPVDLIETLAERIAQQCLKHEAVAQVEVVVHKPDAPITVPFDDVTITITRSRA, translated from the coding sequence GTGGATCGTGTCGCGCTGCGCGGCCTCAAGGCTCGCGGGCACCACGGCGTCTTCCCCCGGGAGCGCGAGGAGGGCCAGACCTTCATCGTCGACCTCGTGCTGCACCTCGACACCCGCCCGGCGGCGGCCGGGGACGACCTGGCGAAGACCGTGCACTACGGGGTGGTCGCCGAGGAGGTCGTCGACGTCGTCCAGGGCGAGCCCGTCGACCTGATCGAGACCCTGGCCGAGCGGATCGCCCAGCAGTGTCTGAAGCACGAAGCGGTGGCGCAGGTGGAGGTCGTCGTCCACAAGCCGGACGCTCCCATCACCGTCCCCTTCGACGACGTGACCATCACGATCACCCGGAGCCGCGCATGA
- the folK gene encoding 2-amino-4-hydroxy-6-hydroxymethyldihydropteridine diphosphokinase, with amino-acid sequence MNNGLNAQSDPTVQPVPASVVEAVDAADVTLSNPKWAVIALGANLGNRLETLQGAIDALGDTPGLRVKAVSPVYETEPWGVEAGSQPSYLNAVIAVKTTLPPSSLLERGQAIEEAFDRVREERWGPRTIDVDIVAYADRVCDDPVLTLPHPRAHQRAFVLAPWHDIDPEAQLPGRGPVAGLLAGIGLSGVTPRPDLELHLPE; translated from the coding sequence ATGAACAACGGACTGAACGCTCAGAGCGACCCCACCGTCCAGCCGGTACCCGCCTCCGTCGTCGAGGCGGTCGACGCGGCGGACGTGACCCTGTCCAACCCCAAATGGGCCGTCATCGCGCTCGGCGCGAACCTCGGCAACCGCCTGGAGACCCTCCAGGGCGCCATCGACGCCCTCGGCGACACCCCCGGCCTGCGGGTCAAGGCCGTCTCCCCCGTCTACGAGACCGAGCCGTGGGGCGTCGAGGCCGGCTCGCAGCCCTCGTACCTCAATGCGGTCATCGCGGTGAAGACCACCCTGCCCCCGTCCTCGCTGCTGGAGCGCGGGCAGGCCATCGAGGAGGCCTTCGACCGCGTCCGCGAGGAGCGCTGGGGCCCGCGCACGATCGACGTCGACATCGTGGCGTACGCCGACCGCGTCTGCGACGACCCGGTCCTCACCCTCCCGCACCCCCGTGCCCACCAGCGCGCCTTCGTGCTGGCCCCCTGGCACGACATCGACCCGGAGGCCCAGCTCCCGGGCCGGGGCCCGGTCGCCGGCCTCCTGGCCGGAATCGGCCTGAGCGGCGTCACGCCGCGCCCCGACCTGGAACTCCACCTCCCCGAGTAG
- a CDS encoding DUF3180 domain-containing protein, which produces MKQLRPGVLAGIFVVAGVLSWAGARLWNAYGTLPGVPLAAPIVLGAIAVVLLATALSLKARLKAQRERRPGAKGVEPLMAARAVVFGQASALVAALVAGMYGGVGVFLLTDSLDVPARRDQAWYAGFSVLAGIAVIAAALFLERVLKLPEDEDPAPETPARA; this is translated from the coding sequence GTGAAGCAACTGAGGCCGGGGGTCCTGGCGGGCATCTTCGTGGTCGCCGGGGTCCTGTCCTGGGCCGGTGCCCGGCTGTGGAACGCGTACGGCACCCTGCCGGGCGTTCCGCTGGCCGCGCCGATCGTCCTGGGGGCCATTGCCGTGGTGCTGCTGGCCACCGCACTGTCCCTGAAGGCCCGGCTCAAGGCCCAGCGGGAGCGCCGCCCGGGCGCGAAGGGCGTGGAGCCGCTCATGGCGGCCCGCGCGGTGGTCTTCGGACAGGCCAGCGCGCTGGTGGCCGCGCTGGTGGCGGGCATGTACGGCGGTGTGGGGGTCTTCCTGCTGACCGACTCCCTCGATGTCCCCGCCCGCCGCGACCAGGCCTGGTACGCCGGATTCTCCGTCCTGGCAGGCATCGCGGTCATCGCCGCCGCACTCTTCCTGGAGCGCGTCCTGAAGCTCCCCGAGGACGAGGACCCCGCCCCGGAGACCCCCGCCCGGGCGTAG
- the folE gene encoding GTP cyclohydrolase I FolE, with translation MTDPVTLTGGEGRIGEFDEKRAEAAVRELLIAVGEDPDREGLLETPARVARAYREILAGMWQEPEDVLTTVFDLGHDEMVLVKDIEIVSLCEHHLLPFHGVAHVGYIPSENGKITGLSKLARLVEVYARRPQVQERLTTQIADSLMEILDARGAIVVIEAEHMCMSVRGIRKPGAKTTTSAVRGQLRTTATRAEAMSLIMAR, from the coding sequence ATGACCGACCCAGTGACCCTGACCGGTGGCGAGGGCAGGATCGGCGAGTTCGACGAGAAGCGCGCGGAGGCTGCGGTCCGTGAACTCCTGATCGCGGTCGGCGAGGACCCGGACCGCGAGGGCCTCCTGGAGACGCCGGCGCGCGTGGCGCGTGCCTACCGGGAGATCCTCGCCGGCATGTGGCAGGAGCCGGAGGACGTACTGACGACGGTGTTCGACCTGGGGCATGACGAGATGGTCCTGGTGAAGGACATCGAGATCGTTTCCCTGTGTGAGCACCATCTGCTGCCGTTCCACGGAGTCGCGCACGTCGGCTACATCCCGTCGGAGAACGGCAAGATCACGGGCCTGTCGAAGCTCGCCCGCCTTGTGGAGGTCTACGCCCGCCGACCGCAGGTCCAGGAGCGCCTCACGACGCAGATAGCGGACTCCCTGATGGAGATCCTTGACGCACGCGGGGCCATCGTGGTGATCGAGGCGGAGCACATGTGCATGTCGGTCCGCGGCATCCGCAAGCCGGGCGCCAAGACCACCACGTCCGCAGTTCGGGGCCAGCTCCGTACCACGGCCACCCGGGCCGAGGCGATGAGCCTCATCATGGCTCGCTAG
- the ftsH gene encoding ATP-dependent zinc metalloprotease FtsH: protein MDVKRYFRGPVMWIVLAVLAVVVLMNVVGSGGGYKSVDTSEVIKAINTGQVETAKLTTGDSQMIKIELKQGEKLGKHDGTKFQANYIGDQGVQLAQTLQTKYDAGQIPDGYSVTPDKTSPFLSVLLSLLPFVLIVVVFLFLMNQMQGGGSRVMNFGKSKAKLITKDTPKTTFADVAGSDEAVEELHEIKEFLQEPAKFQAVGAKIPKGVLLYGPPGTGKTLLARAVAGEAGVPFYSISGSDFVEMFVGVGASRVRDLFEQAKANAPAIVFVDEIDAVGRHRGAGLGGGHDEREQTLNQLLVEMDGFDVKGGVILIAATNRPDILDPALLRPGRFDRQIAVDRPDMQGRLEILKVHQKGKPVAPDVDLGAVARRTPGFTGADLSNVLNEAALLTARSDKKLIDNHVLDEAIDRVVAGPQKRTRIMSDREKKITAYHEGGHALVAAASPNSDPVHKITILSRGRALGYTMVLPDEDKYSTTRNEMLDQLAYMLGGRAAEELVFHDPTTGAANDIEKATATARAMVTQYGMTERLGAIKFGGDNTEPFLGREMSHPRDYSEEVAALVDEEVKKLIETAHNEAWEILVENRDVLDNLVLALLEKETLGKEEIAEIFSTIVKRPARPAWTGSSRRTPSTRPPVLSPKELQLTNAANGTSAVTPVSTEKGIEVAPEDLPE, encoded by the coding sequence ATGGACGTGAAGCGATACTTCCGTGGGCCGGTCATGTGGATCGTGCTGGCCGTCCTCGCCGTGGTCGTGTTGATGAATGTCGTCGGCTCCGGCGGCGGCTACAAGTCGGTGGACACCAGCGAGGTCATCAAGGCGATCAACACTGGCCAGGTGGAGACAGCCAAGCTGACCACCGGCGACAGCCAGATGATCAAGATTGAGCTCAAGCAAGGCGAGAAGCTCGGCAAGCACGACGGCACCAAGTTCCAGGCCAACTACATCGGGGATCAGGGCGTCCAGCTCGCCCAGACCCTCCAGACCAAATACGACGCCGGTCAGATCCCGGACGGCTACTCCGTCACCCCGGACAAGACCAGCCCGTTCCTGAGCGTGCTGCTCTCGCTCCTGCCCTTCGTCCTCATCGTCGTTGTCTTCCTGTTCCTGATGAACCAGATGCAGGGCGGCGGCTCCCGAGTCATGAACTTCGGGAAGTCCAAGGCCAAGCTGATCACCAAGGACACCCCGAAGACCACGTTCGCCGACGTCGCGGGCTCGGACGAGGCCGTCGAGGAACTCCACGAGATCAAGGAGTTCCTCCAGGAGCCGGCGAAGTTCCAGGCCGTCGGCGCCAAGATCCCCAAGGGCGTGCTCCTCTACGGCCCGCCCGGCACCGGCAAGACCCTGCTCGCGCGCGCCGTCGCGGGCGAGGCGGGTGTTCCCTTCTACTCGATCTCCGGTTCCGACTTCGTCGAGATGTTCGTCGGCGTCGGTGCCTCGCGTGTCCGCGACCTGTTCGAGCAGGCCAAGGCCAACGCCCCGGCGATCGTCTTCGTCGACGAGATCGACGCCGTCGGCCGGCACCGCGGTGCGGGCCTCGGCGGCGGCCACGACGAGCGCGAGCAGACCCTCAACCAGCTGCTCGTCGAGATGGACGGCTTCGACGTGAAGGGCGGCGTCATCCTGATCGCCGCCACGAACCGGCCCGACATCCTCGACCCGGCGCTCCTGCGCCCGGGCCGCTTCGACCGGCAGATCGCGGTCGACCGTCCCGACATGCAGGGCCGTCTGGAGATCCTCAAGGTCCACCAGAAGGGCAAGCCGGTCGCCCCGGACGTGGACCTGGGCGCCGTCGCCCGCCGCACCCCGGGCTTCACCGGTGCCGATCTCTCCAACGTCCTCAACGAGGCCGCGCTCCTCACGGCCCGCTCGGACAAGAAGCTGATCGACAACCACGTCCTGGACGAGGCGATCGACCGTGTCGTGGCGGGCCCGCAGAAGCGGACCCGGATCATGTCGGACCGCGAGAAGAAGATCACCGCGTACCACGAGGGCGGACACGCCCTGGTCGCGGCGGCCTCGCCGAACTCCGACCCGGTCCACAAGATCACGATCCTGTCCCGCGGCCGGGCCCTGGGCTACACCATGGTCCTGCCCGACGAGGACAAGTACTCGACCACGCGCAACGAGATGCTCGACCAGCTGGCGTACATGCTGGGCGGGCGCGCGGCCGAGGAGCTGGTCTTCCACGACCCGACCACGGGCGCGGCGAACGACATCGAGAAGGCCACGGCCACGGCGCGGGCCATGGTCACGCAGTACGGCATGACCGAGCGCCTCGGCGCGATCAAGTTCGGCGGCGACAACACCGAGCCGTTCCTGGGCCGCGAGATGTCGCACCCGCGGGACTACTCGGAAGAGGTCGCGGCGCTGGTCGACGAAGAGGTCAAGAAGCTCATCGAGACCGCGCACAACGAGGCCTGGGAGATCCTCGTCGAGAACCGCGACGTCCTCGACAACCTGGTCCTCGCGCTGCTGGAGAAGGAGACGCTGGGCAAGGAGGAGATCGCCGAGATCTTCTCGACCATCGTCAAGCGTCCGGCCCGCCCCGCGTGGACCGGATCCTCCCGCCGCACCCCCTCCACCCGTCCGCCGGTGCTCTCCCCCAAGGAGCTGCAGCTGACGAACGCGGCGAACGGCACGTCCGCCGTCACGCCGGTCTCCACGGAGAAGGGCATCGAGGTGGCTCCGGAGGACCTCCCGGAGTAG
- the hpt gene encoding hypoxanthine phosphoribosyltransferase: MRVDEKDMGNDLQSVLITKEEIDAKLAELAAKIDAEYAGKDLLIVGVLKGAVMVMADLARALSTPLTMDWMAVSSYGAGTQSSGVVRILKDLDTDIKDKHVLIVEDIIDSGLTLSWLLSNLGSRQPASLEVVTLLRKPEAAKVAIDVKWVGFDIPNEFVVGYGLDYAEKYRNLPFVGTLAPHVYGG; encoded by the coding sequence ATGCGGGTGGACGAGAAGGACATGGGCAACGACCTCCAGTCGGTGCTCATCACCAAGGAAGAGATCGACGCGAAGCTGGCCGAGCTGGCCGCGAAGATCGACGCGGAGTACGCGGGCAAGGACCTGCTCATCGTCGGCGTGCTCAAGGGCGCTGTCATGGTGATGGCGGACCTGGCGCGCGCCTTGTCCACCCCGCTCACCATGGACTGGATGGCGGTGTCCTCGTACGGCGCCGGAACCCAGTCCTCCGGCGTGGTGCGGATCCTCAAGGACCTGGACACCGACATCAAGGACAAGCACGTCCTGATCGTCGAGGACATCATCGACTCCGGGCTGACGCTGTCCTGGCTGCTGTCGAACCTGGGCTCCCGCCAGCCGGCCTCTCTGGAGGTCGTCACGCTGCTGCGCAAGCCCGAGGCCGCGAAGGTCGCGATCGACGTGAAGTGGGTCGGCTTCGACATCCCGAACGAGTTCGTCGTGGGCTACGGCCTCGACTACGCGGAGAAGTACCGCAACCTGCCGTTCGTCGGCACCCTCGCCCCGCACGTCTACGGCGGCTGA